The window GTGTCGAGGGTGGCGATCAGGTCGACGTGCAGGTCCGTCCAGTCGCCCACGCCGTAGGCGATGAACAGGTCGACGTCGCGGTTGCTGACGTCGTCGGGAATCCGTGGCGAGACCAGGTTCAGCTCCACCTGTGGGTGGGCGCGCTGGAATTTGCCGATCTGGTGGCATAGCCAGTAGGTGGCGAAGCCGGGCGTGCAGCTCACGCACAGGCGGCCGGAGACTTCCTCGGCATTGGCGAAGCGCCGCGCCTCGTTGAGGATCGCCAGGGCGCGCTGGGTTTCACGGGCGAAGCATTCGCCGTGGTAGGTCAGCGCGATACCGCGGCCGACCCGTTCGGTGAGGGCAATGCCCAGGCAGTCTTCCAGGCTGTGCAGCTGGTGGCTGACGGCGCTGCGGGTCAGGCTCAGCTCGCTGGCAGCGCCCGACAGGCTGCCCAGGCGGGCGACGGCGTCGAGCACGCGCAGGGCGGTCATCGAGGGGAAACGCATGGCTCACTCCAAACGGCGAAGTGAGGCCTTTATCCCTGAGTGGGGCGGTGGTGTCGAGTGGGGGCGGGTACGGGGGGAGAGGTGGCGCGCTGGCGCAATACTCAGGAGCCGGTCTGCTTTGATGAATTCCGCCGCGATGGATTTCGCGGACAAGGTCCGCTCCTACGAGAGCCCTTCCGCTCTGGCTTCAGCTCTTGAGGGCTTCCAGAGAAATTTCCGCGCGCGCCGGGGCGCCCCTTCAGGAGGCCGAGTGGAGTCGGAGTTTCAGGGGTTGAGCGGCATGGATGCCGCGAGAGCCGCGATGGGCCAGGGATGGCCCTTCGC of the Pseudomonas sp. PSE14 genome contains:
- a CDS encoding LysR substrate-binding domain-containing protein produces the protein MRFPSMTALRVLDAVARLGSLSGAASELSLTRSAVSHQLHSLEDCLGIALTERVGRGIALTYHGECFARETQRALAILNEARRFANAEEVSGRLCVSCTPGFATYWLCHQIGKFQRAHPQVELNLVSPRIPDDVSNRDVDLFIAYGVGDWTDLHVDLIATLDTFPVCSPSLLNSIGGLDSPEDLASLPFLHMVDHSDWLLWTAAAGVKDLNVRNGIVFSDAHLVQSAAIAGQGVAMGDALVSGDAMAKGQLVRLFNVAIEPPNRYYFVTDPAKSERPDIRAFKAWMKAELRMSEQFRQGGRNALIGE